One Triticum dicoccoides isolate Atlit2015 ecotype Zavitan chromosome 4B, WEW_v2.0, whole genome shotgun sequence genomic window carries:
- the LOC119291701 gene encoding protein EMBRYO DEFECTIVE 514-like: MAEPEVAAAAAATMETEAPEANPSLKREREEGDDPAAGAAAEEAEEAPAKKSKVEEEAKKAEDVAGNGEEEGAKGEEGKPVKLGPKEFATAVDMFDYFFALLHSWSPNLEFNKYEQMVLEDLVKKGHAEPTKKIGSGVEAFEIRNHPVWQSRCFFIRRVDGSADDFSFRKCVDNILPLPEDLKAGNKNSNGKKGHHHKNGGGRGGGRGGGGGRGGGGFRGGRGRGRRGN; encoded by the exons ATGGCTGAACCTGAGGTGGCGGCCGCCGCAGCCGCGACCATGGAGACCGAGGCCCCGGAGGCGAACCCTAGCCTGAAGAGGGAGCGGGAGGAGGGGGACGACCCCGCCGCCGGGGCTGCggccgaggaggcggaggaggcgccggccaagaAGTCAAAGGTGGAGGAAGAGGCGAAGAAGGCGGAGGATGTCGCGGGGAACGGGGAGGAAGAGGGGGCCAAGGGAGAGGAAGGGAAGCCCGTCAAGCTGGGGCCGAAGGAGTTCGCCACGGCCGTCGACATGTTCGACTACTTCTTCGCGCTGCTCCACTCGTGGTCGCCGAACCTTGAGTTCAATAAG TACGAGCAGATGGTGTTGGAGGACCTGGTGAAGAAAGGCCACGCTGAGCCCACCAAGAAGATTGGATCAGGCGTGGAGGCCTTTGAGATCCGCAACCACCCGGTGTGGCAGAGCCGCTGTTTCTTCATCCGCAGGGTCGATGGGTCCGCTGATGATTTCAGCTTCCGCAAGTGCGTCGACAACATACTCCCTCTCCCCGAGGACCTGAAGGCTGGCAACAAGAATTCAAACGGCAAGAAGGGTCACCACCACAAGAACGGCGGTGgtagaggaggaggacgaggcggcggcggcggccgtggtgGAGGTGGCTTCCGTGGCGGTCGAGGCCGCGGCAGGCGGGGCAACTAG